The sequence AATGCAAGTAGATACCTCAAATCGACGCTATGACCTGATTGTGTGGGATTGGGATGGAACCATCATGGACTCAACCCCCACGATCGTGCAATGCATTCAGCAAGCTTGTCGTGACTTGGGTTTTAAAGAGCCGGATGACGCTCTCGCAAGTTCAGTGATTGGTTTGGGGATTCAGGATTCCTTGCGCAGAGCAGTGCCCTGGATCGAGCCAGTACATTTTCCAAAGTTGACTGACCGCTTTCGTTATCACTACTTGGCTAAAGATCATGAGCTGGATTTATTTGTGGGCATTCGTGAGCTATTGGAAAATTTGCGTGCCGATAAATACCTTTTAGGCGTTGCCACTGGTAAATCCAGAGTAGGCTTAGATCGCTCGCTTAAGCATCACCAAATTGGGCATCTTTTTCATGAAACCCGCACTGCTGATGAATCCTTTTCAAAACCGCATCCCGGGATGTTGCTTGAGTTGTCTGATGCCACTCAAGTGCCTACACGTCGCATGTTAATGATTGGTGATACCACGCATGATTTGGATATGGCTTCGAATGCGGGGGTGGATGCGATTGCAGTGACTTACGGCGCACATCCACTCGATACCCTGAAGACTTCAAAGTCATTGGCACATGTTGATGATGTCGCACAGCTATCACAATGGCTTAAAGAAAATTTATAACGAATTGATATCTTAATTAGTCAGACTAAGGAAGCAAAAATGGAAAATAATCAAAACCCTAATTGGGAGCGACAAGCGCTTGAACATCTCTTATTGGAGAATCTCAAAGAGACACGCAAGGCACGCCGCTGGAGAGCGGTTCTCCGAGTATTGACCCTGTTGGTCTTTGTGGGTGTGATTTTGGCTGTGTTTGATTTCCATCTTCCGGGTCGCGGTATGGCTGTCGAGAAGCACACAGCGATGGTGACTATGGAGGGTGAAATCTCTTCAAGCTCGATGGCCAATGCAATGGATATTAATTCTGCGCTGGTAGCTGCATTTGAGAATGAGCATAGTGCTGGAGTGATACTACGCATCAATAGTCCAGGCGGCTCACCAGTTCAAGCGGGGATGATTAATGATGAGATTCATCGCTTGCGCAAGCTCTATCCAAATAAGCCCTTGTATGTGGTGGTTGAAGATATTTGTGCATCGGGTGGTTACTACGTTGCAGTTGCGGGCGATCAGATCTTGGTAGATAAAGCCTCCTTAGTCGGTTCAATCGGTGTAATCATGGAAGGCTTTGGCTTCACTGGCTTGATGGATAAATTGGGCGTGACGCGGCGCATGATTACTGCAGGCTCTAACAA comes from Polynucleobacter sp. MWH-Svant-W18 and encodes:
- a CDS encoding HAD-IA family hydrolase, which codes for MQVDTSNRRYDLIVWDWDGTIMDSTPTIVQCIQQACRDLGFKEPDDALASSVIGLGIQDSLRRAVPWIEPVHFPKLTDRFRYHYLAKDHELDLFVGIRELLENLRADKYLLGVATGKSRVGLDRSLKHHQIGHLFHETRTADESFSKPHPGMLLELSDATQVPTRRMLMIGDTTHDLDMASNAGVDAIAVTYGAHPLDTLKTSKSLAHVDDVAQLSQWLKENL
- the sppA gene encoding signal peptide peptidase SppA, translating into MENNQNPNWERQALEHLLLENLKETRKARRWRAVLRVLTLLVFVGVILAVFDFHLPGRGMAVEKHTAMVTMEGEISSSSMANAMDINSALVAAFENEHSAGVILRINSPGGSPVQAGMINDEIHRLRKLYPNKPLYVVVEDICASGGYYVAVAGDQILVDKASLVGSIGVIMEGFGFTGLMDKLGVTRRMITAGSNKGMMDPFSKEDPKQVEMVKTMIDEIHQQFIQVVKEGRGTRLKETPDLFSGRIWNGEQAVKLGLVDGYGTVDSVARDIFKAPDVLDYTMKENFAERVAKRFGAEAGAAAGKALVKTPDLK